GTGTACCGGTGTCCCGAAAATAAATTTAGGGACCCCTTATTACGTCCCGgttttgggaaaaaaataaaaaattgttcaattttgacaattttttcgaataataattttaattgagagtcaaaatattatatgagataATGTAATGATACGAAATCTATAggctaattataaaataataatattgggaaAATTCGAGAATCGAGGTGAATAAACAACCGCGCGTGCATTGTCTGTTACCGTGAGTTACTAGTttacatgttttaattttatattttaccgaCAGTTGACACGGGTAATGTTACAGAATAATGGCTATtagatacaatttattgtatcaGTATTCAGTTGTACCATCTCCGATTAAAGTGAACCGAAATTTAATTGGctgaatttgcccggttaaataatCTGTcatcagctgattaagcgtaatcggagtttaaccgtagacggtacaactgaaggtttatagataatattatattatttaacaccatgacaaattatataggtatcattacagcattttgatacgcatcctccGCTCTTTACTTCGCCTGTAATGTAGTTCTCCACTTTttattggctgtcaatcatgtacatacatatataacatagaacaaaatcaacctATGAGAAGTGGATAACTACGATATAGGCCGGAGGTGAAGAAGATGCGTATCTTCTGCGCAAAATTAGTACAACTgtaatgatacctatataatttgtcatgtcTAATACTATCTATATACCTTGGATACAACTGGCCCTAGGTTCCTACATCAGTAATGCTCTATTGTATTTGTAGCGTATTTCACTTTTAGTCATTATGGCACCTAAAAGAAAATGCAATTTTCGTGATGAGTCTTCTGAAACTTGGAGATTTATAATATGAGGtagaaattaatttgaaacataatatttttgataattgaaaaaagtattaattttataatttataatttattaaacaataaataaaattttcgaataatacttatttttattatttttgcattggatttataaaataatgtgtcaTTACTTGTTttcttaaataggtacctaatatgattcaataatatttaaaaatttttttttgctctgtCCTGGATTTGCTTGATGAAATTATGGAAATCCAAGGAATGTTTATTAAGGGGGCTCCagtcaacgaaaaaaaaaatgaattttagaccaataagctagagtgctagacaaaactgaaggaatttggtttgacggatttttttttttttgaaaacggattatgattgattaacaagtttactaggtttTGCCAGaggcaattttaaatattaatttttttagctgtgatatccaagaataaaaatatgatatttttgtatttatattattcatcatgTCATCacgaaactaaaaataattggaatattaaaaatcacctCTGGAAaaacctagtaaacttgttaatcaatcattacccgttttcaaaattaaaacccgTCGAACTAAATTCCTCCAGTTTTgcctagcttattggtctaaatgtCACTTTTTTTCATCTACTCAAGCCCACTTAATAAATTTGGCGTGTGAATAGGCGCGGATCTCCCCCCCAAAAAATCCCCAAAATAAgtttgtgtaatttatataataaattgggtttttgattattttcgtgGTTCAtcacaactacaaaataaagtattataaaatataaatttacgaaaaataaaataatataattttatatgtattgtgtGCGAGTGTGTAATTGTGTTAGGtactgtgttaatgtgttataggcTTATAGCTAAATTGCGTCCCGTCATCGATCGTCGTCgatgataaacaatttattgttatcgaCGACGACAATTAGATTGTCTTCGTCGATAACTATTACCCAAAACCACTATTATTTTACCCGAAaccaaatatcattattattgtaccattatggcattataaataaataaaattatcggtATGACTTGCCGTCGTCGACCATCCTTACCGTTGTCATTTctggggaaaaaaaaaacattacaaaaatataattaataatattattgaaaaccgaCCTCCATCGTCGCACATCGTTCAGTTTGTGAAAAGTGATATTTTTGTGCATTCGGCAATCGGCATTGCATACCTAGCgtgaaatataatgtacgctgcgcataatatcttgtataatattatactagacgTACTCTGTGTCTACGTTGTGTAATAAAACGGTTTTTGCTGGAGCCCTATACGAGCTGGATACGATTTTAAGGACAATTTtgcacacccccccccccctgataaaagttggattttattttttcaatctaGATAAATGTTAAATGCAGTaatctttatctgtatctagataaatgtatataaaatatgattatttaaattaaagttatatattatcaacacTGGGCTAACGCTCGATTCCCGAGAGGCGAGAGGTTATTGTGGTGAGCGATAGAATATTCTCGATATTGCATCGTGAGAGACGAGGGTACCTACACtcgaatattttcaaacaatcgTCGCGCCACATGGCACGTATCGCGGGATGCCGCCGCAAGAATGTTCTCGAGCACTCGACTACGCGCCACCCGTGCGGCCTCGCAAACATTCTTCAGCCATTATAGTTTACACGTCCTGCAGCCAGTAAGTTGACCAATGACCAGTCTTTCTCCATAGTATAATAAGGGTTTAAGGAATGTCCGATACAATCGGTGTTTTCGTCCTAGTTCGCGCATGTGCACCACCGCCTCGTGTTTATGTCCATACTGCATTGTATGAGAATAAGATTAAATGTTACCTATGGgctatgttataatgttatatatggCATTGTGACGTCACCTCGAGTTTTCTGTTGGTTGCATACTTGCggataagtaatataaattatacattgccctttaaaaaaatatgcacagTGTTATCATTGAGCATACTTCAGACTTCGTATTTCTTGTACTGTATTTTTCGACTTTCCATAATCCATGTTTTGAGTGTTGTTCATTTAGCCTTGTTTTGTTACttgtttttactataatatattcagttaATCACTGACCCCGCCACCCCGGTGTAGTATACAACAAGACAGCGTTACATGTATTATTAGGTTGAGTATACGGAATAAAGACTATTATGGTTATATGTTTACAAAGACTtgtaataaaaaacacaaaattactTCTCGATGGTTGACGGACTATTACCGAAAAATCTATGGACGtataaaatagataacaatACCGACTGTGATATAAACCTTATACTAatagcagtggcgtatttacggggggggggatatgggggacagatccccccttgaccttttttttttgtgaagctaagtttacttattttctgtatttctcaatatgatactacttttaagttttaagtaggtatatctgttttctaaatgttctagccgtggtatTTTGACCGCTTTGATatactatacgccactagtcgttcgtggcataaatatcggagaataaaaacatattatacctctatggtggtatggtatactatatttttgaattttctgcgaattatttttcatgcatgaatgtttataataaacccgataaatagtcggtaaataaaacaaaattaccacgaAGAGTGAAGACTGTAtatttaccatagggcatgggtttatttttagtgactgaaaacattgtattcacctctaGGTTAcctacatgctttagatgtttgtgataaaaagttttatccaaatattcatgaactcttgaaaatattttgtactttgcctttatcaactgctatacacctgaacgatgtttttcaagtttttattaagtatttaatcttacctaataaatagtataggaTATAATAGTATCACaggagtaaatattttatcaatttttctacctaatattgaatattaactataaattaaatagtaattattatatactttgtttattataaccgacttaggGCCCTtagcccgttttacaatcacagtttaaacctcggttacgcttaaccaactgattttatcagtcgaattccgcggtttaacattagtttaactattgtaatacggacccttaagaggacgctactcctgcgtgtgttgtctctgtcttacacacgcacgacatagcaaattgtcgtgcactattctcaatagtgagctcttagttttgatactagagtgaatcgacctattatcaaacttttaggtaagaacattatctgggtcttagcgtggacgattttttgataatttcattttcgagaaaagtaagggtatgtgaaatattaaaaattaaaaatgctcatatctcgcttgaaaattaaaatattaaaaaatcgctCACGCTAAGACCaagataatgtttttacctaaaagtttgataataggtcatttcactctagtatcaaaaccaaaagcacactattgagaatagtgaacgacaatttgctatgtcgtattgtcgtgcttgtgtaagacggagacaacacatacgggtgtagcgttctcttaatgtgttggctttattggcatgtcaccggtcaatacaataatcatgccagataaggtTATCGATGAGTTGAGCAtccaaaaaatagaaaacgggattttgtattgtgactattttttttgtttatcgtattaaacacgggattgtcgttagtatgaatttataaaaaaaaatttaatgctATTAGGttctatacaatttgtattaattcttatttcaccttgatctaCAATAATCTCAACAAGTTAgcggattttaaaaatgtatattatattcgtatttattgagtgtacctattattatatattgtatccccccccctatcaaaattccaaaatacgccactgactaATAGGAAAATCAAAGTTATATAATTCTGAAAAGGTAACGGTGATATTTCCAAAAGATTGAGGAAATTGGatcttgtttatataatttaaataataagtctatttcaaacaaatttgatattgtatcatatatCTTTATCAACTGTAATCTATAAATTGTGTTCCATATGGTTTTTTGGATGAGGGATGATCagacacatatataatatgtacagactacaaatattactaaaaatgtatctCTTGACTCTTCCCCAAGCAAATTCCTAGAGACTATAACGAatctgttaaatttgaattgaataataaatcattgtatacgaaaaaccaATCTGAGCTAAGACATTCACGAACACACGAACGAcgatttgttaatttatatataataatatagtttgtacctatatagcatgtattcattaatatttgttgtatttttgaatagcaataataataagataaaatcattttgaaatatccaattttggaaaaattttaaatttttaactcaaaatatagAAAGAAATTGTGCCGATCAAACACCCAAAAATTCATCAAAGTCAGgaacatttgtaaattattttgttttttagaactcggaacataaatacatataccaGTAAAAAGcaattccataaaaatataaaataaaatatatagtaatttgtTCAGTGGGTATCTATTTAACgcattacttttaaattttcatcaatAACACTAAAGTAATTACGTtgcattaattgatttttaatgaaagagtaatttaaataatttaattataagtactttttttcagtgcaacaactataataaataatgagtattttggttgtatattatattagtgtaggtatactaatacctacttttaaaaagtaataaaaaaccCTACACTGAAAACATATGCACATTAATAGTGTTTATGTGCTATATACACTAATTGCTCTGCATAAATACTAACGAGTTAATTCATTCACACTCATTCGGTCCAAATGTCGATTTGATGAATATTGGGTTTTGGGTGTTATTCTTTGGAACGGCGCggcgtataaatataatattattaatatgtttcggCGATGAACAGTCGACACGTACGTTGTGTGGCCGCGAGTTTAGAATTAGGAGTTCTCTGCATGAtcgaaaatcaaattatttcaaacgCATGTAAGTGTAAATGCCTGCTATCAGCGCCTGACTATAATTTTAAGCgcatactaacataatattttgttcaaatgtcGAATTCATCAATGTCGGCCTGGCACACCAAAATATGTTCATGGAGCAAAATTTGAAaactagttttattttatttttcattttaaatttacccacacacataaataacaaattgatacaatattatattttattgttttatcgcAGTCTGCGATATTCGACTAAACAatactataagtatttaatttatgactGAATAGTAAATAGCTAAACAGAAGGCAAACATAAAATACAGTCAGTACTCAGAAGTTGAATTACGGtacttttatagattttattatagtatagccAGACTGACATAGGACGTTGTGTATAAATaccttgataaatatatatatattatatattataaggtatgtataatataatatgtcaagtaaaaaaaaaaaataaaaggtataaAAACCATGCACGTACAACAGTACGACggcagtatattttaaatatatttaataattcactcattttttaaatacaaaaatggtATTAgttaatggtaatattataaaaatcaacatctactaatttattaaatatattatttttgataaaaaaaaaatatacatgtatattatacaacgttaaattagaaacaataacaatattttattaaaataatacaagttatAACAACAATAGTTCCTATACATATGCGGCattcatacaaataaatataaacactatttaaattattaacacattaatgATTATTGTTGTCTTAATAActattactacatattatgtttacataacatattttaatattatatattaatatcattgtagtCAGTACAAAATAACTGTTCCTGGTGATTATTGTTACTTGAATGTcagaatgtattattattaaaatcattttacatCATTGGTACCaatcactacctatatattatacctacctatattcttttgtaatgaatattttagaaacaacaaaatatttaacattaaattgcttatattcatatttttgtaagacaacaatattataaattaataatcagcCAGTTTTAGTGGTATAGATTCATCTCGGCGATTAGGCATCGAATTACGAATAAAAcgaaatagatatataatatgtcaatatgcaTAGTAAATAAACAGCTATTTGTGTTCATTATGTGTAGAAACTCATTTTTGAATTCTTCATGTATCcagtttattgtttttgaaaatctaTAGATTAGACGTAAGTAATGAATCAACCAAATACAagcattatatataggtataaactatactttatttttgttttaaatattcattgctataattataaatacaataattatttatatattttagaataagtTTGTTTATTTACCATTATGCattagtatagactataggccAACAATAGCTAAATAGTTTtcaattgttcatattattattatagttattaatattaagtctaCAAGCGTAATGATACAATTTATagcttaatttaattaactaataaggCTTATGTTTACTAGGCAGTAATGACTATTAATAGATAGataaatacaattcaaatattcaaaaggaACAACAgttcgaaaataaaaatgagtgtatgattttgaaacataataCAACTGACAAGTAAATGACGATTACATacgtattacatttattaactaaaataattttagctgtcgttttgagtacctacctactatctACAATTCTTTATACCTGtacacccccctcccccccataaGAAAAGTATTAGGAATTTAACTTTTGACTCTTCAAAATACCAGCTAGATCGAATTTTCTACCGGAATCCATACTTGAAGTTGaagattgaaacatttttactattccAAAAAGGTGTTAACTGatgacagataaaaaaaattaatattgaaaaaacacACATGACTCATCATTGTAAGCCAATGCAtttatcgctccactcagaatataaaattaaagttggACGAGTGttcattagaatattatttttcattgacgTGGAAATTTACAATGTTCTTGAAAAGGAGGTTGGGCAAatgaaatatattcatattaatttaaaattaaaaaaaaaaaaaatgttttaataagttatacatatttttttattagttttctgGTTTTATAAACCAATAcgaaatcatatattatttacatttgtatttttaaataaagtccttagggtaggtaggtatacgcaGGGTAGTCGTGATATTTAGAACAATGTGGTAGATAGTCGTGATAACAGGAAAGTTCCTTGCATATTGgtattttccataatatatttgttattacctatatgatttaatttttaaaacacacaCCATATACagggtatacatattattttaattttatgttgatCAATTGTGAACGGTTTACAGAAATTTAAACTACAAATGAATATAGATAATCGACCCTCAGTTTTCCAACTCTTAATTCAataggaatttaaaataaaaacgagttgttattaataaataataatgttgagtTTATATTCTGAGAGtccaatgtatttatttaaataaatactattgaaATACATTGAAATGTTAAATgctatttaaaactttttattgaaaacaatattgagCAAATACCTggatgtttatactttatacctgTTTGGCTTAGgaaaattgttgttaaataatataaatttcaaacttggttgattgttgaatatttaagtgttatataatatttattatctattataatatattctatattctatatctaatatctatactaataattagtatacaacttaatatagtcaaatcaattttattattatcgtgtttaTTACccaaacatacaaataaaaGCCTACATAAATAGattggttaatttaaaaattatataaatacacaatatgagTAGTAGGTagttacgtataaatattaacggttatagtttataatactaaaaaataagcgatttaaatagtttcaagctagactacataatattattttttaaattattatacaggtattcttatttttacatttgaatacAGATTAATAATGAATCAGTCTGTTAAACGTGCTCATGTCACAGAATCAGCATGACCGTAGTTTGtagttaattatagttataaacacagttatttttcataaagaaaataatataacacttatcTACATTTTGGGTAggcaaacattattaaaatgtcagTACCTTCCTAAGTTAATACTATAGGCTATAagcaggtataatattataattctaccTGTATAGTAGCATTATTATATCAACACTAATTGCCAATTGGTGGAAATCATACTTATCTGTTCCCTGTGTTGACTTCACGTTTTACTAACATATAATATTGCTGCGTTACGTtgatgtattaggtatacaataggtaggtacttattgtcTAGGTATTAAGGATTAGGACATGTTATGTAGGGACTAGCAAccgtatatattttactaaatttgcAATATTCGTAATTTCcgtaaattaatagttttagtttGGACACAAACTATTTTAAGTCATTATgaacaacaattattgtttgttgCGAACGTTATACGTTGTATAATCATAATGTCGAGAGTTCGACAAATTTGAAcagaataaatttgatacaataaACAAACGCCAACACAGAAAAACAAAAAGTATGGTTTCATtggtttctaataaataatatatattgcatgtTCAACAATGAAACAAgcatttcagtattttaattgtatttataaaatttgtaatatacattcatattatgtatataattttatatctaccATTCTTAACAAAGAATGCTcaagcttaatattatataacataaatacataggtaatttaattaaaattgttccaTTTTGACTCTCTActgtcatattttttattttggaactgtttaattaattacactGAGTAATTTTGACCTTTATACTTTaccataatatgcattatgttgTAGAGCATGCCGGACAATTGGATTTAGTTTGTTCTTTCATGTAATCTTGTACATTAAAAGATCCTTTTTTTTCAATCCctgtttttttgaataataactcCCTAAAATTGTAAACGTAAtatacgtattaaaatataaataaggtaTCCGggtatatgataaattatcataattataattattcataggtatatattctCTAGTTCCACTTTGttacatatacaattttaagtatttttacactCGTAGGtagattgtttatatattatgtatatataataattaataattatgttatagttTTATAGATACCTTGCAACAGCCATAAAAGCGATTTCGACATTAAATCCAGATTTAGCAGAAGTCTCCATAAAAGTGACTGAATATTCCTTGGCCAATTGTTCTCCGTCTTCTCTTTTCACCATTCTATCGTTTAGACTGCAATCAGCTTTATttcctaaatataaataatcattagaTTAAACTTAAGTACAATGCATATCTAAAATCAATaagtataaaaagttttatagtTAAGTTtggatatatatacctattaacattATGACTACTTGATCATTAGCATAATCTCGAATTTCACTCAACCACGCTCGTATGTTGTCAAAACTTACTTTGTTAGTTACATCGTACAAAAGTAAAAGTGCTGTAATACAAACGTgaattagataataaattatttaccatacacattatacaatatatgcaAGTTGCAGTTAAAATAAAGCAATAATTTATGAGaaatgttatcaaatattattttagtttagaataggtaggtacctattttaatgcggaaatattaaaaaaaatatgtggtaaTCACATGCGTACTTTTGAAAATAGGTTCATACTATGTTGAACAAATTAGATTTAAGAATTCGTATTGGTAgttggttattttatatttcaggaGTAAATAACCGTACATTTAAtggtaattgataaattaaataggtaaaaaataaatacaagtatacctacttaaattggaatttaaaatattagttctcATCATATAAAAAACCT
This portion of the Acyrthosiphon pisum isolate AL4f chromosome A1, pea_aphid_22Mar2018_4r6ur, whole genome shotgun sequence genome encodes:
- the LOC100167066 gene encoding ras-related protein Rab-37 isoform X4 — protein: MSSADRVFERRIVSKRRTSANLEDEPEKQCPNGWASVVAAAAAAASSSSSTLRQKAAACKTSQRTTFQPHPDSICDWFFKNKIISVDDSKVKLQIWDTAGQERFRSVTHAYYRDAHALLLLYDVTNKVSFDNIRAWLSEIRDYANDQVVIMLIGNKADCSLNDRMVKREDGEQLAKEYSVTFMETSAKSGFNVEIAFMAVARELLFKKTGIEKKGSFNVQDYMKEQTKSNCPACSTT